In Nostoc sphaeroides, the genomic window GGCGATACATTTCAAGTGACAAATATTGTCGATGCTGGCCCTTTAGCCACCCAAATCTCGAAAGATTGGTCTGTGCGCGTCAATCGTTTTTGGATTGACTACACACCATCTGGCGGCATTGATCAATTTTATTCGGATATGTCTGTCTTGAATAAGCAGGGCGAGGAAATTGACCACAAAAAGATTTTTGTCAACGAGCCTCTGCGCTATCATGGCATCACTTTCTATCAAACTGATTGGGGAATTGCAGGTGTTCGCGTCCAATTTAACAACAGCCCCATTTTTCAGCTACCAATGGCGCTATTGAACACCAAGGGACAAGGGCGCATTTGGGGAACGTGGGTTCCTACGAAACCTGATTTGAGTGAGGGTGTCTCTTTGCTAGCCAAAGATTTGCAAGGGATGGTATTAATTTATGATGCCACTGGCAAACTCGTTGATACTGTCCGGGCGGGGATGTCTACCCAAGTTAATGGCGTGAAGCTAAAAATTCTGGATGTGATTGGTAGCACTGGCTTACAAATTAAAGCCGATCCAGGTATACCAATTGTTTACTCAGGGTTTGGTTTACTAATGCTGGGTGTGGTAATGAGTTACTTTTCTCATTCCCAAATATGGGCATTGCAAAAAGGCGATCGCTTGTACGTTGGTGGCAAAACTAATCGCGCCCAAGTTGCTTTTGAACAAGAGGTTTTGGAGATTTTAGATCGACTGACTTCACAGCCAAAAAGTGAGGAGAAAGAAAAGGCGATTGAGGTTTAAACGCTTCAGGGGCGCAAAGGAAATCGCAGAGGAACGCAGAGGATTACTTTGCGTACCTTTGCGTTTAAAAATTTCTACAAATTGGAAAATTACTAGAGGTATTTATTAAACATTGAAATAAAAGATTGTTATGTCTGCTCAACTTCAATTCAAGGGACGCATTTACCTTATACCGTTAATAATCCAGTTTGGAACTCGGATATATCCCTTTGTCAAATAAAGTTGTGCTTCAAGTGCAATCTGCTGCAAAAAAGATTGCAGAATAACTAATAGTCTGTCAAATCAACAATGCTTAGAGTATTCCAAGTTTTAGAATCTTTCTCTCTTTCTCTCTGCGTTCTCTGTGCCTCTGCGGTTCGTTCTCTTATCCCTCAAATTTAATGAGACAGACTACTAAGGGACTTCCAAGTAAAAAAATATTCCATTGCTATTGTTCACTGTTGACCGTTGACGGTTCACGAGTTTTCAGTCAACAGTCAACAGTCAACGACTTGAATGTGGAATAATTTATTTTTTGGAGTTCCCTAATTTTTAGCTGAAACAGCAATTCATCTCACACCCACTATACCGGGGTGTGAGATGAATTGCGCGTGAGTGACGAATTGACCAACGAGCGAAATTAAGCGTAGCTTAATCAGTGTTGTTGGTCGATAAGGAATGAACAAAATATTAATTTTCTGGGCTTTGTTGATCTTCAATATACTTACGCAATGTGGATACTGTAACCCCTCCACAACTAGCAATAAAATAAGAACCATTCCAAAACACATCCTGACTGTAAAAACTTTCTAGGTGATCTGCAAACTCCTGTCTCAATCTTCTTGAAGAGACAGACTTTAAATTGTTCACAAGTTTGCTTAATTCTAAGTCTGGATGGTACTGAAAAAGTAGATTTACGTGGTTGTCCTCACCATTAAACTCAACCAGTTTACAATCCCACTTAACTAGCAAGTCTTCAAAAATAAGGTGTAAGCGTTCTAGCATTGAGTTTGTGAACGCTTTTCTTCTATATTTTGTAGTCAAGACAAGATGAGCTTTAAGGTCACTTACAGAACGCCCTTTTGATACAAAGTCATTTTTCATAGGGATTGTGGTACAGTTGCTCAATTCAGTGTATATTAAAAAAATAACGCTGATTAGGTCGAACAGGTGAGAACTTCATACCAGTACAGAATTAAACCGACAAAAGAGCAAGCAGAAAAAATTGATAGCACGCTAGAAAAGTTGCGTTATCAATATAATTATCTGCTTGCTCAAAGGTTTGATTGGTATGAGCAAAACCGCTGTTCTATTGATAGGTGTCCTTTAATTTGTCATATTCCAGAATTAAGAGAACAACCAAACTATTACAATCAAAAAGCCTCGCTAACGCAACTAAAAGTTGATAGACCTTGGTACAAAAGCATTCACTCCCAGGTGTTGCAAGAAGTACCAAAAAAAGTTGAGATTACTTTTGATAGATGGTTAAAGGGTGATATCAATGGTAAGAAGTCTGGTAGACCACGCTTTAAAGGTAAAGGTCAATACAAAACTTTTACTTATCCCCAATTCAAAAGACAGCATTTTGATAACAGCAAGATTACACTCTCAAAAATAGGGGATGTAAAAGTAATTGTTCATCGTCAAGTTCCTGATGGTTTTGATATTAAAACAGTTTCAGTAACTAAAAAAGCGGACGGGTATTATGTAACCCTAAGTCTTGACGATAAGACTGTACCAACTATCAAACCTGATTTCAAGGCTGATAATATCGTTGGTATTGACGTTGGTCTAATTGATTTTATCGTCACATCTGACAATGACCGAATATCAGCACCAAAATTTTTCCGAAAAGCTGAAAGTAAATTAAAATCAGTACAGCGTAGAGTTTCTAGAAGAAAGAAAGGCTCTAACCGACGTAAAAAAGCGATAAAACAATTGGGTAGGCAACACAAAAAAGTTGCCGACACTAGAAAAGATTTTCACTTCAAAATAGCTTTATCACTGCTTGATAAGTATGATGTTGTAGCTGTTGAAAAGCTGAATATTAAAGGACTTTCTAAAACACGATTGGCTAAAAGTATAAATGACGCTGGATGGGGTCAATTCATATCAATACTTTCAAACAAAGCCGAGAACGCTGGTTTAAAAGTAATCGCTGTGAATCCAAACGGAACTAGCCTTGAATGTTCTAGTTGTGGTCATAAAGTCAAAAAACCGCTATCTCAA contains:
- a CDS encoding cytochrome c biogenesis protein, translating into MTLEDSASKELKWWAVPGQFLRQELLPVLTNLRLAIALLLLIAIFSSTGTVIEQGQSPAFYQANYPEHPALFGFLTWKVIQVVGLDHVYRTWWFLALLILFGTSLTACSFTRQLPALKAAQRWKYYDEPRQFKKLALSAELDSGSLDSLSQILQKRRYKIFPDQEKENLLYARKGIVGRIGPIIVHIGIVAILIGGIWGAMTGFLAQEMVASGDTFQVTNIVDAGPLATQISKDWSVRVNRFWIDYTPSGGIDQFYSDMSVLNKQGEEIDHKKIFVNEPLRYHGITFYQTDWGIAGVRVQFNNSPIFQLPMALLNTKGQGRIWGTWVPTKPDLSEGVSLLAKDLQGMVLIYDATGKLVDTVRAGMSTQVNGVKLKILDVIGSTGLQIKADPGIPIVYSGFGLLMLGVVMSYFSHSQIWALQKGDRLYVGGKTNRAQVAFEQEVLEILDRLTSQPKSEEKEKAIEV
- the tnpA gene encoding IS200/IS605 family transposase, producing MKNDFVSKGRSVSDLKAHLVLTTKYRRKAFTNSMLERLHLIFEDLLVKWDCKLVEFNGEDNHVNLLFQYHPDLELSKLVNNLKSVSSRRLRQEFADHLESFYSQDVFWNGSYFIASCGGVTVSTLRKYIEDQQSPEN
- a CDS encoding RNA-guided endonuclease InsQ/TnpB family protein; translation: MRTSYQYRIKPTKEQAEKIDSTLEKLRYQYNYLLAQRFDWYEQNRCSIDRCPLICHIPELREQPNYYNQKASLTQLKVDRPWYKSIHSQVLQEVPKKVEITFDRWLKGDINGKKSGRPRFKGKGQYKTFTYPQFKRQHFDNSKITLSKIGDVKVIVHRQVPDGFDIKTVSVTKKADGYYVTLSLDDKTVPTIKPDFKADNIVGIDVGLIDFIVTSDNDRISAPKFFRKAESKLKSVQRRVSRRKKGSNRRKKAIKQLGRQHKKVADTRKDFHFKIALSLLDKYDVVAVEKLNIKGLSKTRLAKSINDAGWGQFISILSNKAENAGLKVIAVNPNGTSLECSSCGHKVKKPLSQRMHNCPVCHASLCRDLNAAINIKNRGAHGLKAQVMSGLGVIEKPSLTRRGVWEYVTLQ